The proteins below come from a single Anopheles moucheti chromosome X unlocalized genomic scaffold, idAnoMoucSN_F20_07 X_unloc_30, whole genome shotgun sequence genomic window:
- the LOC128308299 gene encoding antigen LPMC-61-like, with protein sequence MVELRKVLGEMSLANEQLRAMVKELQQELVMLRQRTVANEDMAREERKLAREEFKLAQEKFHQELQWNKDQARQWYEETQRLRGELAKETACHQELLAQMLGCGGNQALQPQQQVTSQSSLQQPQQQQQQQQQQRMTYANVAAETSGTQASQGGSWTVVGPRKAPQKSQQQQQQQQLAKPRPQSAAAKHS encoded by the exons ATGGTCGAACTGCGAAAGGTGCTCGGGGAAATGTCCCTCGCCAATGAGCAGCTTCGGGCCATGGTGAAGGAGCTGCAGCAagagctggtgatgctgcgaCAGCGTACCGTGGCCAACGAAGATATGGCCCGGGAGGAGCGGAAGCTGGCCCGCGAAGAATTTAAGCTGGCGCAagagaaattccaccaggagctgCAGTGGAATAAGGACCAGGCCCGCCAGTGGTATGAAGAGACGCAgcgtctcagaggcgagctggCAAAGGAGACTGCGTGCCACCAGGAGTTGCTGGCACAGATGCTTGGTTGCGGCGGTAACCAAGCtctgcaaccgcagcagcag GTGACATCGCAGAGCTCcctgcagcaaccgcaacagcagcaacaacaacagcagcagcagcggatgaCGTATGCTAACGTGGCGGCCGAGACATCCGGCACGCAGGCTTCCCAGGGCGGTTCTTGGACGGTGGTGGGGCCTCGTAAAGCACCGCagaagtcgcagcagcaacaacaacagcagcagctggccaagCCGCGACCACAATCTGCGGCGGCGAAGCattcg